The following coding sequences lie in one Oncorhynchus masou masou isolate Uvic2021 chromosome 20, UVic_Omas_1.1, whole genome shotgun sequence genomic window:
- the LOC135506877 gene encoding zinc finger protein 79-like isoform X3 translates to MKRTGHNTWREDQPITVDEGSGTSTQQVIVIESADAESADAEAASPGVKQEKTEAEEEPWHSRDIQTGAHPVAMEYPTTATVLPMTRRSITEVSGTPNAVLKSETYTKTITGLGCPAPRSEYFHYGNPRTVLSHQNLGDTLQTGNDPSCSYTTEIPGDMPVGLETQTNPMRGAWNRYSSSVHSEGCLDKKGEGLVIDEMTVKVEGEAPLTWNADETHFREGHSQGNSSDFLDYRESLETNLNVPTHSPLHPVSMSMAPSDSQGCILFDQVLNSNDQRAKPWGEVATTGGKDKQFFCMFCNKGFSCPQKVEIHQRVHTGVKPFICTQCHMRFAHAGNLKRHQRFHTGVKPFKCTQCHMRFTQAGDLKRHERVHTGEKPYRCPQCEKRFSRQDQLKMHLKVHTGEKPFACTHCGKRFSERTYLRMHQQKHHSTL, encoded by the coding sequence TCTGCAGATGCAGAGTCTGCAGATGCAGAGGCTGCAAGTCCTGGGGTGAAGCAGGAGAAGACTGAAGCAGAGGAGGAACCATGGCACAGCAGAGACATCCAGACTGGAGCTCACCCTGTAGCCATGGAGTACCCCACCACTGCCACAGTGCTACCCATGACCAGACGCAGCATCACGGAGGTCAGTGGAACGCCGAACGCCGTCCTCAAGTCAGAGACGTACACCAAGACTATAACAGGGCTGGGCTGTCCTGCTCCCCGCTCAGAATATTTCCATTACGGTAACCCGAGGACTGTTCTGTCCCATCAGAACTTGggtgacacgttacagactggcAATGATCCGTCCTGTTCATACACTACAGAGATACCTGGTGACATGCCAGTCGGCTTAGAGACACAGACTAATCCAATGAGAGGGGCCTGGAAccggtacagtagtagtgtacaCTCTGAAGGGTGCCTAGATAAGAAAGGAGAGGGTCTGGTCATAGATGAGATGACTGTGAAAGTGGAGGGCGAGGCTCCTCTGACATGGAATGCAGACGAGACTCACTTCAGAGAAGGACACTCGCAGGGCAACTCCAGTGATTTCTTAGACTACAGGGAAAGCTTAGAGACAAATCTAAATGTCCCGACCCACTCCCCTTTACACCCAGTGTCCATGTCGATGGCACCTTCCGATTCACAAGGCTGCATCCTTTTCGatcaggtattgaactcaaaCGACCAAAGGGCCAAGCCGTGGGGAGAGGTAGCAACAACGGGCGGTAAAGATAAGCAGTTCTtctgcatgttctgtaacaaaggcttTAGCTGCCCACAgaaggtggagatccaccagagagtccacacaggggtgaaacccttcatctgtacccagtgtcacatgcgCTTCGCCCATGCTGGCAACTTGAAGAGGCACCAGCGGTTCCACACAGGTGTAAAACCCTTCAAAtgtacccagtgtcacatgcgCTTCACCCAGGCTGGTGACCTGAAGAGGCACGAGagagtccacacaggggagaaaccctacaggtgtccccagtgtgagaagaggttctcccgTCAGGATCAGctgaagatgcacctgaaggtccacacggGAGAGAAGCCATTTGCCTGTACTCACTGTGGGAAGAGGTTTTCAGAGAGGACCTACCTCAGGATGCACCAGCAGAAACACCATTCCACTCTATAA